ATTTCCGCTCGATCCAAACTGACCACTTATCCATATTCTATTGTGTAACAACTAATAAACAGATCTGCATCTGAGCTGTTGACGCCAAGTTTACAGCACCGTCGTCCTTTTTTTCACTACAATCTACGTGAATCCCATGTACGTCCACGTTAATATAATCCCATGTACTCTCTCTCTAACACTGTCACTTATTGTAATCCATTAAATCCGTTAAAGTTCGCACACCATTAAAAgattaactctctctctctctctctctctccacaatcACCACCCCCAACCCCCCCTTCTCTTTAAAAGCCCATCTGCGTTGCTCTGGTCGTCCAAACTGACTTCTCTCTTGATCGGGTTCCACAGACTCCGCCATCAAGATGCATCAAGAGGAGGGGTTCAGCTTCTGTCCGCCAGACTCCTACTCGGACCTGGACAGCAGCTTCACCAGCTCGACGACGTCGGCTTCCACTTTAAGTGCCCGCAGCAGCCTTAGCCTACCGTCATTctcgacctcctcctcctcctcctcctcatttgCTATTAAGCCACTTCCCCGCAACTCCTCCGATCCACACTGGTCCGCGCTTCGCGCAGTCGGCAACCTCTCCCCTGATGGcctcctccacctccaccacTTCCGCCTTATCCGCCCCCTCGGCTCGGGCCACCTTGCCCGCGTCTTCCATTGCCGCCTCAACGGCTTCGATGACGACCGCTCTCCCGTCGAATTCGCCCTGAAGGTCATTGACCTCGATGCTCTCTCCCGCTCAAAGGCCGATTACTCTAAGCCCGATAACGACAACGATGATGAGGATTGCGGCGACGACGGCGGGAAGACGTGGCACGTGTCGGCGGAGGCGCGGGCTCTGGCGGAGATGGACCACCCGTTTCTGCCGACGCTGTACGCGCGGCTCGACGCCTCCCACTATGCTTGCTTCCTCATCGACTACTGCCCCGGAGGCGACCTCCAATCCCTCCTCAGCCGCCGCCGCGGCAACCGACTACCGCCGGCGGCCGCTCGGTTCTACGCCGCCGAGGTGCTTCTCGCCCTCGAGTACCTCCACGCCCTCGGCTTCGTCTACCGCGACCTCAAGCCCGAAAACATCCTCCTCCGTGCTGACGGCCACGTCATGCTCTCCGACTTCGACCTCTCCTTCCGCTCCCACGTCTCCCCCGCCCTCCTCCGCCGTAGCCGCCTCCCGCGCCGCAGGAGCCGCTTTCTCTGCTGCCGCTTCGGCGGCGGCGGGGCCTCCGGAGAGGGCGAGGAGCTCGAGTTCGTGGCCGAGCCGTCGTCAGCCTTCTCGAGGGCGTGCGTCGGGACGCACGAGTACCTGGCCCCGGAGGTGGTCAGCGGAAGCGGCCACGGCAGCGCCGTCGACTGGTGGGCGTTCGGAGTGTTCCTATACGAGCTCTTGTATGGGCGCACGCCCTTCAAGGGCGCCACCAAGGAGGCGACGCTGCGGAACATCCTGACGCGGGAGGTGAG
The DNA window shown above is from Musa acuminata AAA Group cultivar baxijiao chromosome BXJ2-4, Cavendish_Baxijiao_AAA, whole genome shotgun sequence and carries:
- the LOC103981943 gene encoding serine/threonine-protein kinase WAG1-like, coding for SGSTDSAIKMHQEEGFSFCPPDSYSDLDSSFTSSTTSASTLSARSSLSLPSFSTSSSSSSSFAIKPLPRNSSDPHWSALRAVGNLSPDGLLHLHHFRLIRPLGSGHLARVFHCRLNGFDDDRSPVEFALKVIDLDALSRSKADYSKPDNDNDDEDCGDDGGKTWHVSAEARALAEMDHPFLPTLYARLDASHYACFLIDYCPGGDLQSLLSRRRGNRLPPAAARFYAAEVLLALEYLHALGFVYRDLKPENILLRADGHVMLSDFDLSFRSHVSPALLRRSRLPRRRSRFLCCRFGGGGASGEGEELEFVAEPSSAFSRACVGTHEYLAPEVVSGSGHGSAVDWWAFGVFLYELLYGRTPFKGATKEATLRNILTREVRFPETINGGDEAEMAKAKDLITRLLVRDPAARMGSAAGATEIKRHPFFEGLWWPLIRCVRPPVVPGPAGGPRVQAATEGSGRWLSGWRKSSNNDKISNRKKRGTKPGLGFGFRVRSQKKGTKERSGGA